One window of the Conexibacter sp. SYSU D00693 genome contains the following:
- a CDS encoding zf-HC2 domain-containing protein → MTDASTLSEALAAYAAALRHPSPMPTAARAVREAHGDPATALAKVRHDVLPGAAKRFGAGGGVLSRRRTCHDVPTVLLARLEGRLPAGDHEKLARHLEQCANCRELEATVTAAEAELAARVPELAVAAPAAEPASAPVVAAPVVDEPVVAEPELVTVHEEPEHVEPEPVAAEPEPVAVEPEPVALEPEPETVAAEPETVEPEPEPEPVAAEPEPEPVAVEPEPEPVTVEPEPEPIQPGPELVEPVAAAPAPEPVAVEPEPVAVEPEPEPLIAEPAPEPVPAEPEPEPIAVAAAAAPVTEQPTEAWLPADLITAPQAEPTPWARAGVAAAAVAGPSVAPSAWVPQDLREEVPAVETHGGTAWTPDDVDFSGAAAIEPAAPASTWATAAEAAEPAATGAVARRTKPRVPRKVAAATPIVVLAVGALTAMTLAANEDPQVQAQATQPQGGLTDAAVLTTPPEEPAAVESRSSSLSSSASTRSRAAERRRAAARRRAAARRRAAARRRAAARTAPSTPAAASPVVTPTPAPAAPQPATPSPRSNPQPRQSNPQPRQSNPRPTTPRPSNPTPSPSPTSSPEPANPQPTGPAEEPGREPNG, encoded by the coding sequence ATGACCGACGCCTCCACGCTCTCCGAAGCCCTGGCCGCCTACGCGGCGGCGCTGCGCCACCCGTCACCCATGCCGACGGCGGCACGGGCGGTCCGCGAAGCGCACGGCGACCCCGCCACGGCGCTCGCGAAGGTCCGCCACGACGTGCTGCCGGGGGCCGCGAAGCGCTTCGGCGCGGGCGGCGGCGTGCTGAGCCGGCGCCGCACGTGCCACGACGTCCCGACCGTCCTGCTCGCGCGGCTCGAGGGCCGCCTTCCCGCGGGCGACCACGAGAAGCTGGCTCGCCACCTCGAGCAGTGCGCGAACTGCCGCGAGCTCGAGGCGACGGTGACCGCCGCCGAGGCCGAGCTCGCCGCCCGGGTGCCGGAGCTCGCCGTGGCGGCGCCGGCCGCGGAGCCTGCGTCTGCTCCGGTCGTCGCCGCGCCGGTGGTCGACGAGCCCGTGGTCGCAGAGCCCGAGCTCGTCACGGTCCACGAGGAGCCGGAGCACGTGGAGCCCGAGCCCGTCGCCGCCGAGCCGGAGCCCGTCGCCGTCGAGCCCGAGCCCGTCGCCCTGGAGCCCGAGCCGGAGACCGTCGCCGCCGAGCCGGAGACCGTCGAGCCCGAGCCCGAGCCCGAGCCCGTCGCCGCCGAGCCCGAGCCCGAGCCCGTCGCCGTGGAGCCCGAGCCCGAGCCCGTCACCGTCGAACCGGAGCCCGAGCCGATCCAGCCCGGGCCGGAACTCGTCGAACCCGTCGCCGCCGCGCCCGCGCCCGAACCGGTCGCCGTCGAGCCGGAGCCGGTCGCCGTCGAGCCCGAGCCCGAACCCCTCATCGCGGAGCCCGCGCCCGAACCCGTCCCTGCCGAGCCCGAGCCCGAGCCGATCGCGGTTGCGGCCGCCGCGGCGCCCGTCACCGAGCAGCCCACCGAGGCATGGCTGCCCGCCGACCTCATCACCGCCCCGCAGGCCGAGCCGACCCCCTGGGCCCGCGCCGGCGTCGCCGCCGCGGCGGTCGCCGGGCCGAGCGTGGCGCCCAGCGCCTGGGTCCCGCAGGACCTGCGCGAGGAGGTGCCCGCGGTCGAGACGCACGGCGGCACGGCCTGGACGCCCGACGACGTCGACTTCTCCGGCGCCGCCGCCATCGAGCCCGCCGCCCCCGCGTCGACCTGGGCGACGGCCGCCGAGGCCGCAGAGCCCGCCGCCACCGGCGCGGTCGCCCGCCGCACGAAGCCGCGCGTGCCGCGCAAGGTCGCCGCCGCCACGCCGATCGTCGTCCTCGCCGTCGGCGCCCTCACCGCGATGACGCTCGCCGCCAACGAGGACCCCCAGGTCCAGGCCCAGGCGACGCAGCCCCAGGGCGGGCTGACCGACGCGGCGGTGCTCACCACGCCCCCCGAGGAGCCGGCGGCGGTCGAGTCGCGGTCGTCGAGCTTGTCCTCCAGCGCGAGCACTCGCAGCCGCGCCGCGGAGCGCCGCCGCGCCGCGGCACGCCGCCGGGCCGCCGCTCGCCGCCGCGCCGCGGCTCGTCGCCGCGCCGCCGCGCGCACCGCACCGTCGACCCCGGCCGCGGCCTCGCCGGTCGTCACGCCGACACCCGCGCCGGCCGCACCGCAGCCCGCGACCCCCAGCCCGCGTTCGAACCCGCAGCCGCGGCAGTCCAACCCGCAGCCTCGCCAGTCCAACCCGCGGCCCACCACGCCGCGGCCGTCGAACCCCACGCCTTCTCCCTCGCCGACCTCCTCGCCGGAGCCGGCGAACCCCCAGCCCACCGGTCCGGCGGAGGAGCCGGGCCGCGAGCCCAACGGATGA